The Deinococcus sonorensis KR-87 DNA window GGCACTGAGCCGTACTGCCGGGCCAGCAGGTCACGGTGCGCGTCGTACGCCCGCCGGGCCTGATGCGGGTGTCCCAGCTGCACGTGCAGCTGCATCACGCTCAGCACCGCGTCTTCCTGCTGCGGTTCCAGCTCCAGCCACGCCAGCGCGCACCGCAGCGCCCCCCGGGCCTCCCCGCGCTCCGACAGCGCCCCGCTCCACTGCCGGTACGTCTCGGTGACGGCCCGCTGCGCGTGGCTGCGCTGCAGCTCCAGCCAGTCCTGAAAGTCCCCATCGTCCTGCAGGTCCAGCCCGCTCAGCAGCAGCCCGGGCACGTGGGCCGCTTGGTCCTCTCCGGCGAGTGGATCGCCCGGCGCCGCGCGCCACCACAGGGCGTCCACCGTGTCGCCCGGCTCCTCCACCCACCGCAGGCCGTCCCGCTCCGCGCGGACCCTGGCCTCACCAAATACCGCGCGCAGCGCCGCCAGCGCGTTTCTCAGCGCCGAGCGCGCCACGGCCGGCTCGGAATCCGGCCACAACAGCCCCGCCAGCCGCTCCCGGGGGTGCCACCCGCCCTCCAGCACCAGGTACGCCAGCAGCCCCAGCGCCTTGCTCGACCGGACATGCACCTCGGTCCCGCCCGCCCGAAGTGTCGGCCGGCCCAGCAGCAGCAGCTCCACAGGCGCCATCTGCCCCTACGGTACACCCCTCCCGGCCCGGCCGGTTCATCAGGTGACGCCCGCCACCCCGAACAGCGCGCTCACCCGGAAGGCCCCACGTTCGGCGCGCGGCGGTGAGTGGGCGGACTGACCCCTCAGGGCGCCTGCCCCAGGACGCCCGCCATGTCCCAGTCCAATTGC harbors:
- a CDS encoding BTAD domain-containing putative transcriptional regulator, with product MAPVELLLLGRPTLRAGGTEVHVRSSKALGLLAYLVLEGGWHPRERLAGLLWPDSEPAVARSALRNALAALRAVFGEARVRAERDGLRWVEEPGDTVDALWWRAAPGDPLAGEDQAAHVPGLLLSGLDLQDDGDFQDWLELQRSHAQRAVTETYRQWSGALSERGEARGALRCALAWLELEPQQEDAVLSVMQLHVQLGHPHQARRAYDAHRDLLARQYGSVPGKRLKAFLEALPAAEPAALVAELHAPLAGRASPFSSLIAAFSLARQSGAQAVLVSGEPGVGKTRLCSDVLAWADAQGACSLVAASFV